The Musa acuminata AAA Group cultivar baxijiao chromosome BXJ2-5, Cavendish_Baxijiao_AAA, whole genome shotgun sequence genomic interval ATGACTTCCCTTGTTCCCTGAGGATTGTACAAAGGACAGATACTACTAGTAAACTGCCTTGAGTCAACTGTAGGTATTACAGTATTGCTGTTTAGGTAATGTGCAGTTTTTGTTATTAGTAAACTGCTAGTGGTCAAAGCATCTCTCATATTCCCAATAGCTTTGCTCCAAAAGATAATCTGATCTGAGTCTCAAAAACATTAGCCAcaagatgagttttttttttatttaaatcatgtTAGACTTTTTGGGCTTCCATACAAAATAAAAGCTTTCCAAAGTCAAACTATGAAAACCACATAGAGCCTGACTTCAAAAACAGAGTCTCATGAAATTTCCTGGCAGCTCTGGACTGAGTTTACTACACTCGTATTTGGTACAGTCAACTGTATTATTCATTCCAAGCTTGAAGACGCATCTCCTGCAGTCAAGCAAGCTCTTGGTTCTTCTCAACCACCCTCACCTCGTTTGCAGATCTGAGAATGGCTGCCTGAAGGAAGGAGGACATCAAAAGACAACATGGCATTTCCATCAGGGGTGACACAAAAACATCTTAAATCCAAGAAGGAATACCTGCTTTTTGGTTATCTCCACTGAGAAGCCATCAACAATTGCCAGAGAGGACTTCTTCCTGTAGGAGTTTGGTGGGAGAAGCTTTGCCAGTAGCTGGTCATGCTTGTGACTCAGGTAAGTGTCGAGCTCCTCCACGCCTTCCTTTGACCTGAGCCATCCCCACAGAGAGACCTTGAGAGAACAGAGgagggaggaaggaagaaggaaggcaAATGCCACTGCTGAAAAGAAATGAGGGGTTGGGAAGATGCAACATGACACACCGATCTGCACGCAGACTCTCGTACTCTGGATCAAAGTTCATGAAGACAAAGTAGAGCTCAGTGTTCTGATCTCCCATTGCCACCAGATACTCTCTGCTTCCCTGGTACCTTTCTTGTGGCGGTCACCCAACACATGAAGTGAGGGTGCTGGTATCCTTGCATGGTCTATTTATACTGACATGGAGCAGCAAGACTGACTATTCACAAACTTGAACAAGTCTTCTTCCTCCACTGACCTGCACTCTTCTATAATATTATTTCCTATTGTACTGCCGacgactaattaattaaaagctgCATAAACTCCATTATTGATCATTTTTTGCAGGGAGAAATTTAGTAATCATGGCACTTCATGTGGTAATGCAGTCATATTTAGTGTATGTATGTTGTCTTGTGGTGCAGGATACTTGACACCATCAAAGAGATATGGGATTGGATTGGATTTGATTTGTTGCTGGCGAAAAAAGCCCATACtgagagtgagagtgagagtgagTTTATTCGAGCTCTCATTATACCAGGATTGTTGTATATAAGATTTGTTCAATCATAAtgagaaaaatatttattcatttcTTTCTCTCATTATATATTTTGAAGTGAGAGTGAGTTTATTCGAGCTCAATAATTATTGTCTTTCTCATAAGACAATTAAGACGTGGACATCACATATAAAAGATGTATTCATTTGGTAGGACATATCAACACTTCAAATGTTTCTTTTCATGGGAGATGTTTCATTTGTCCTATATGAATGCATTATGTGTAAAGGGATGATACTTTGGCTATGTCAATCGCGAGTGTTTCATATGTTTTTTTTAGACAAATGTATCACACATAAAATGAATATATTGATGTTATGTAAGACACTTATGATGTTTCTCAGTTACATTATGtactttctgatttttttttttgtattgagTGGATATACCATGtgcaaagatgatattttttcggcatcaaatatcatgatttctttcttttttcgttGAAATGAGGTTCTTATGCTATTTTGCTTTCTAAAATAGGTCGGAGAAATTTATTGAAAGCTTTTATGTGACCAGAAATCCAAATGACTTAAGGTCATTAAGGAAGTTAATCATCGAGAGAAGTATGGGTTGGTCATCTATCATAttttattattgttgaatctcatcatGTAGTCGACTCAAGGTTTATTCTTGTCTTATTGAAAATATCAACAAGATTATTGTAAGCTTCTTCCGATATTGATTACAGACAAAGAAAACTAAAGTATTATTCTTTTATATTTTCCTATAAACTAGTTAGTTAAAATGTCTatacaaataaaatatcaaagaacTTGAAGGAAATAAATTTACTATATCCTCTAGTTTAGATAGTTTAGATAGGTGTAAGGAGATTGATTTTGGAGATTCACTTGGTCGGTGTCCTTATAAGTCGAATCTCGTGCTTATTCTATTCTTATAGTCGATCCATTAGGGAGCATTTAATCCGGTTTTAACGGATTTGGGAACCTATACTCGACTTCCTTAAACCATACTCGGATATTCTTTAACTTGATGACAAATGCCAAATTGGGTGTGCGCAGTTTTGTCCATTTTGGGGTTGAAAATTCGAATGGGGAAGCTGACAAATTTGACATAACGTTCATTTGGACTGCCTAAATCCCTTACGCGGCTCCCTGTGATTGGCTCGCGTGATCTAACATAGATACGGTGTGCCGTTCTTGTACTCGGAGGACTTCTCTGGTGCGGCGTTTCTAATGGGTCCAAAATTGCTGCATGGCTCCTTCCAAGCTTCGACCACGTACTCGCCAATGATGGATGGAGGAGGGGGGTGTGGAAGTAACTCATGAATCACGTGACTACATGCAAGTATCAGAATCCTCTGATCAGCATTATGAGATCTCCCCGGCTTCGTTTGTCAGAAAACTACAGGCTGCTTGTGAACCCTTCTTCTGATGCTCAGTTATCTTTCTGAGAAGATCTGCAATCACTTGGACTGTTCATTGTTTCAAATGATTTTAGATGCTACATCGAATGGCTTCTTGCTGAAAGCAGATTCATATAGTTGACAGCTTAATCATCGAGCTGAAGGTTTTCTGCAGCCTGCAGTAAAAGTCTATTCACCAAACTCCACCGAGCACCATGCTTTCCTCACTGTGTCAATAGATCTTGGTCTACAAAGGGAGATTTGGCAAGCAAGTCAAAGCTAAGGGAGGGAATGGATGGTGTTCTTGCAGTCCAAATTCCAAAGCTAGCATATTGTCCGATCAACACCTCAAAGTCCACTGACCTCTATCTTTAACTTGTGATTCTTAACCTAATGACCACCTCAGGCAAGTTCCTGAGTCCACACACCACTAACCAGGAGAGATGACTAGCAGGCAATAATATTGATTGAATACCATGTTTCATCTCATTTTGCTGAGGAATTCTTCAAACATATCAGTGTTTGCCTTTCTCACTGATGCATGTGATGAGTCAAACTAAGCAGCTCTTTCAGAACATGATGAGCTTGAACTCTGGCACAAGTATGTCTGTGCTTTAAGTTGTAGTGAGATAGTTAATGAAACAGAGTAATCTTTAGATGTAGGGGGTAGATTAAGATGGGGAAAGTGCCATGGTGTGCAAGCACATGGGCTTTGCAGATGGAGTCAACAGCACACACATGTCCATGCAGCCTCAGGTCAACAAACTTGACCATGCCCACAAGAGGAGGGAAAGATCCAAGGTAGCAATCATAGGATATATCATTGTTTCAACCACAAGCAAgaaatatgagtgctccactgccTAACACTGCTAGAACAAATCATTGTCCTTGTGAATCTAAGAGTGTGGTGTGGATAGTTGGACATCCTCAGCCTTTGCCTGATGAAGAGCAACATGCACAAGTTGTCTTGCATCTGCATCTGCATCTGTGAGATGAACCAACTCCATACACTTGATGCTCTGGCTCCCAATGACTTTGGTACTCTGATTTCAAGATTTGAGATTCTGCTAGTTGCTCTATATACTGTTTGACACAGCTTGAAGAGTACCAGTAAATCCATATCAGAATGCTTGTTGAGGTCCGTATGAAACCAATTCTATAGCCAATGTGATTAAACTTAATACATTCTTCTGTCGATCATGTTTGCATGAAGCTTTTCGATCAAGAACAAGAATTCTGCCACCAAGAAACAGAACGACCAAGTGCATATGGAACTTGAGGAGAAAATGATGAGAATTGGTGTGAAGGCTATGTATCCATTTTATGTGTAGTGTGCTTCAAGAGTTTACCAACACAAGTATATACGAGTGATTTGTATCCGTTTTGCGCTCGGTCTATTGTCACCATGTCAAATACAAATCACATGAGCCCTTGCAGGGATGATGGCCCAATCAGTTTCACCTGTACTACAACACACAGCAGCCTCCCAAAGGAGATGATGTTATTTTCTTACCTGATGATTCGTTGGGGTGAAGCTGAGGCAGATATCCTACGCTTTAGTTGCACCAAGACATGATCTTTTTGGGCTGAATACATTCAGCATTTTTGGTTTTATGATTACCTACACTTCCCAAAATTACTGCACAAAGCCTAGTGAAGTTGTGGTGGTAATACAAGTTGATGGAAGACTGCTGTATTGAATAGAACAATAATTCTTGCACCGAAGAGTGCACACAAGAAGATTTATTCTGTGAGAAGCTTCAGTTATTCCAGCAACatgtccaatgaatgaatggagaaCAGAAGAGAGACGGAGAGAAGAAGAATTTAACTGCACAATCACAATCCGCAGGGGACTGATATCATACTTCATCGACTCCTTCAAACGATGCTTCGAGTTAGGCTTCCAAGTAGGGCATCCTTGTAAGGCGTAGGAACTGATGTAGGAGCCGATACTGGCCTCCCTTCCTCCTGTTGCTTCCTGCTCTTCTTGTTGCTTTCCAGTATCAGCGGAAGCTCCTCCCTGACTTTAGCTAGTCTCTCGTGTGCGCTACCTCGAAGCTTCTCCAGCCTCAACCCTTCCGTTCGTTGCATCTTGAACACTCTTACCGTGTTCATCAGCCCCCCAACGAGGAACAGTGAACTCCCTGACAGGCACAACCAAATCCAGCTCCTCCCCTGCGTTGTGGTTCGTCAACAGGCTAATGTGTTCCTTGCATGAATCAGAGACTGCTGCAAACTAACAACTCACCAGCAGCATGTGAAGTGTATCATCATGCTTGTTGACGATCCCAGCGACCAAGAAGAGCAAGCTTCCCATTATGAGAGGAACCTGCACACTCTTCTGGAGGAGCTGAACATGGCCGTCTGCTCTCTCGTAGATCTGACACACGTTGTGGATGGAGCCAATGACCCAAAAGATTGGCCCAGCGATGAGTGTGTTAAGAGCATGCTTTTCTAGCCTGTATCTGTATCCTTTCTCCATCTGCAAGATATTACCTCGTTATGTGAGTGCAATCTTTTCATTGATAACATGCTGAAAGATACGAGTCATTAGAATCACCGGGATCAAGAAGAACAGGTTGCCGACGAAGGTCAAGATGACGCCCACAGTGTTCATCAACGGCACGGCAAACTCCACGAGCGCCAGCTGCACGTCGAACTCCACCAGCGAGAGGCAGTAGTCGACGGCGGCCAGATGCGCCACCAGGTCGTGGGCGTTCACCGCGAGGAGGAGCGCGAGGGCGACGAGGACGGCCACGAGGCCGGACTTTGCGCCGGCTGATGATACAGAGGAGATCTGGGTGGCGAAGCCGCCGACGAGGAGGGCTGTGGCGAAGAGGTAGAGGCCGGCGTTGATGTACTCCCACCGGGTGCGGGCGAGGCGGGAGCCGGGGCCGTAGGTGCGGCTCTCGCGAGCCGACGCGAGCTTCACCATGGCGTGGACGGATGCTTCACGTAGGAGGGATTCGGGATCGCTTGGGATCCAAGAACCAGCTGCAGGTCTCGATCTGAGGGCGGGGGGTCGGAAGAGTGATGGAAGGGAGGAAACGAGAGAAGTGCGGGGGGCGGATCAGTACGTGGCGTCCTGCATGGGGCGTCGTTACTCGCGATTCGTGCCATCCATAACATAACACGTAGCTTAAGAATACATTAGAGATGGAGCCCAAAATATGGATATTTATGTGTTCTTTGACATCAAAACGTATGGAATCTATCGTACTACGATTTCATGTTCTTCTTAATTGACTGAATCATCCATACCAGAAGGAACAGAGTACATGTACCGGCAAGACAAGGCAGCGTTCTCATATCAGACTTGTCATTTCGTGCCAGCCACTGTTGCACGTTGAAATCCTGTGCCTCTCAAGTTATCGCAGTGGTCTCTCATGTAATTTCAATTTGTTAGATTTCATCTTGTCGTTCTGATGGCATGAACAGGAAATTGCAGGCAGACCACAAGTCTATATGTCCTCACAAGAGTGCACAAAACAAGTGGATTTCGGTGTCAGGACGATGAAGAAAAGGGCAGATTATATATaagtataatttttttcaaataataataataataataataataatatattattagagCTAAAGATAAAATCAAATAGAAGAATAAGAAATTAAGAAAGTATAAAATAGACTATATTGaactttataatatatatatatatatatatataaataaataacttgaatggatataaaataataatttaaatcaagAGATCTTTAAAGACTACATCTCAGTTACTCATTATCCTCACAGAGATCAGTGATAAGAAGGATCCATGTAGCAGAACTTGAATGGTTGCAATCTACAGATtctttgctgctgccgctgcgTGTGTGTGTGGGGAAGCCAATACATTCGGGTCATGTGGAACAAGCAATCAACAGCATGGAACTAAGGAAATGGATCGAATCGCACTCAAAAGTTCAGAATGAAATGGAGAATCTTCAGACTACAAGAGTAAAAAACTACGGCTGGTCCTTTGCTAACCAGACTTGGACTTGATTTAGGCGCCTTCCCCATTCTCTTTGCTGCTACATCTTTCGCCCTCAGAGAGGAGAGAGTGGTGGCCAACTATTTCCAGGTCGGAAACATGGTTGATTTGCTGTGAAGCAGCTGTAGCTTTAGTAGAATGTTTGCTGAATTTTTTGTGCGAGTTCCTCGGCGCTGAGCTCGCACTCTATTCCGATCTGCAGAGAGAAATAATCATCAGTGATACATGAATCGATGTAAGAAAAGCAATGAAAATGAAAGAAGTAACGTGCAGTCATGCATCTCCTTCTTTTACCATCATCATAAAGCTGGCTCTCTGTATGCTTCTTGAAACCCATGCTTAGGTCATAAAGAGCTAACTTCATAGATGTGTGAATATCAGAAGAAGAGCATGGCTTAGTGGATAAGAGGGAACATGCATCAGCTGCCAAGAACTGCGTGAGAGATGGACCTTGATGGTGAATGAGTTGAGCATGGTGTCATCGGCGGTGGTGATTCTGACATGGAGTATCTCGAGCGCGAGGGCCTCGAGAGCTGCAACTATCTTCAGAGCTTGCCCAGGGATGCGATGCGACACAGTTCTAAGGATCACGTTTGGGCCTGAGAACTTCACCTCCACATCGGCCACCGGGGATTTGGAGTTGGCTACCAGCTCAGAGCTGCTGCTGTCAATAGGAGAGGAGGATTCATGGGAGGAGACCAGTGTCGGGGAGAGGTAGCTGCGTTGCATCCCCGGTCCGTAAGGGCTTCTCGGTTGTGGAGTTCTTGGACTGATGGGAAGAGCCATTCTAGGGCTTAGAGGTGGTGGTCTGGGGCTCAAGGTTGAAGAAGACCTCGGGCTGGAAGCTGGCCTTGGACTTAGCAGTTCACCGTAAGCTTTCCTTTGCTTCTTGGCCTCCAGGGACTGCAACACTTGCTGCAGCTCCTTGATGTACTCCACTACCCCTCCTATGATGCTTGCTTGATCTCCCTGAGCTCAAAAAATACATAGATGTGAAAGTTACGAGCATCAAAGCCGAAGAAACACAGAATAGCTATGAGATCCATTTTACTCTTTTGACATAGAAGCAAGGCATCAACGAGCGCAGCACCGACAAGTGATCGTTCATCTGCTTCCGCCGGTTGCGCTCCACCGTGACGTGAGACATCTTCTGCTGTCCATCTTGGGCAACCGCAGCGTTCGACACTTTCTGCTTCTTCCGAGCTTGGCCGGCCTCTTCATCATCCTCATCGGCCTCGAAAGGGCCAGCTAACCCTTGAGAACCTACTGGACGTAGCTCCACATTTATGGCATCCTCAAATGTTTCCAAGATGCTGAAAAGATCCTCCGGCGAGGTGGCTCCGACCAACTCCGCTTGCGTCAACTTCGCGTGCCCGAAGACTTCAGTCAGGTCTTCTCCCATGTTATCCAGAAATGGTCTTGGACGAAGAACCAAAACCACCAGGGGATCAATGGCAGCACAGAGCCTTATGCTATGTTGCTCTAGTAGGCATGAGAGAAGCTGTTAGAGAGGATAGATGGCAAAGAAACCTTTAGCAATGATAAGGAGGAAGCTACTGTATCTGCTTGGGCAATAAATTGGAGGTTGGTAGTCACAGAAAAGACTGGAGAGGGCAAGAATCAAGGAGAAGATGGGGCCATCTTTTCGAACTGCAAAACCAGAGATGGCCATTGGCTAACGGGGTTTCAAGTAGACACAGTGATGTCTTTTCACTGGAGGCTTCTTCATCCTGGATTCTCCCTTTTAATCTAATGATTCTACTTTTTTCGGGTGATTCAGTCTAGATACTATTTTCATTTGAATTCATCGTAGAATTTTGTTCCTTCGAGACTTCGATTTCTAACATCTGCGtacgatatgaaaaataataatgtcATCGACTCACCCGTTCACCTCAACTCAACTGTAGTTAAGGAAAGGCAAGAACGCATTAAGACAAGGCGATACGGTGTAACTTTCTCTGCTCTACCTTCCATATAAACGATGTAGAGAGCTTCCCTTATTTGTGCCAGACAAACCAAGATCATGAGCAAAGCATATCATCACGGGCATCCTACTCTGACATTGTCCTTCAGAGGATGCACTAGTCAGCTACCATCATTAATAATCTCCTAACGGGGTAAGGGATATCCTAACACATCGTTAGTCTCACGTCATCGAACGCTTAGGTATAAAACTAAGCCCCAAGCcaaacaagaacaagaagacTCTATCTTAACTCTTCTTCTGAACTTTATTAAACTCCCTCCATTTATTATATTGAATTGAGAGTCGGAGGGATCCCTCCATTTATTATATTGAATTGAGAGTCGGAGGGATCAGGTCGGGACATCCCCATAATATCGATCGCTTATGTAGGGCCCAAGTGTATCTAAGGAGCACCTCAGAATGATGTTGAGCACTTCTGGACAAGACTAAGGCGCCCCTCGGGACGACCCCGAACTTCCTCCAACAAATAAGCTGCATCTCAAGATGATCGCAAATCAGCCACCATTAGCTAGCAACGCCTCGAGAGTCCACCTGCCACCTTAGTTGCTTGCTCGGTCCACCTGCCTTTGGGACCGAACTTGATCGTGTTGACTCTCCAATCAACATCACCAAGATAACAATACCATGCTTTCTTCGTCGTAGGATAAGAATcataatatctaatttaatctgaCATCCAAAGGTATTTAATCCAATATCAAAAGTTTCatggatatattattataaattttaatttaaatattttaagctAATTATTCAGACTAAACTATGTTAACAAATTACTTATCTCCTAAGTCAGATTATGATAATTAATATCAGAATCGACCTAAAGTATGGGACATAGTAAAGACTTGTTAAAAAAGATAACCTTCGAGTGAGATAAAAAAAACACTTTATAACATAAAGTTATGTCTCACTCGTGTTAAGCTAAGGTTTAATAAGCTAAGATTTAATTATGGACTTTGCTGAGAACCTCAAGTCAAGTGTAAGATAGATTGTaacatttttaattaaattttacgtTAAAAATGGACTAAGATCAAAATTGGCATAACAACAACCATTAACATGATATGGTTTTTATATGATAGTGTTTCGGTAGGCTCCTGATTTGTCTATTCAGAATTAAAGAAGTTAATGAGTTAGTCATTCCATCAAATCGAGACATACTGTGACAATATCTCAGATCgaatttgttaatgtgacatgatttttatatgacagCACTTAATGGACAAATTGGAAGAATGTTTCTCGGATCGaaaaaggtgtttgatgtaacaaAGCGGATCTTTCAAGCAGGAGAATGATGTTAGAGTTCATTGCCCACATAAATGTAGTTTGTATGCAGGAGAATGAAATGCAAAAGTCATGTAATAAAGTGATTCCTTGGAATTAAATTTCCTTTTGGCACAGAATCGAACAGTAAGCATATGAGACAGACCAATGCAAAATATAAAATGAGAGGCAGCAATCATCTGTCAGAAGGCTCGGAGAAGATGAGCACAGACATGCTGTGCCATGTTGAATGGATGAACCATCCATCACCTCTCATTTAGTGATCAGCCGTCATCGGTCTCAGTATATTCCTTTCTTCGTGTTTTCTCCCTTTCCTCATTTACTGTTTCATTTACCACATCCAACCACCGGTATCATTTTGCATGAGTATATACAACTGTGAAGATGTCCATCTGATCTTTTCAGGGCCTGTGGAGGTGACATGAAATCCAACTCTCATGTTTCCGTCTTTCTTCTAATAGACGTGAATAGTCTAATATATTTCATTCAAATAATATAGAATACATGAAAACATGTAATGCAGAAGAGTGGAAGGTCGAAGCCGAAATCTGGAAACTTTTGATTGAAATTTCACTACTAGCCATATAAAATCTATaagcaatctctctctctctctctctctctctctctctctctctctctctctctagccagATTTTGCGGTCCTCCACATGTAACACCATAAATACGTATAACTCACAAGAGACGCAAGATCAAAAAAGCACGGGTGACAAGGCTGCAGCGCAGTATATAGCCACTTTgctgagacgtacctccggttcgAGGGCTTCAATGAAGGCTCCCAAGGAGTCATTCAATGGCACCACGAAGgaggcatgagagagagagagagaaggcggcACAAAAATCGGAGACTGATATGATATGAAAGCCGCCTTAAATAAGGTGGCATGCTGTCTTCATGTGCACTGACCGCAGCTAAGCAACAAAGATCACGACGCCGCCGACTCGTCCTCTCAAAAGCGCCTCACCGTTGGCCTCCTCCTCTCTAGGGATTGATTCGTGGCTGGTGTCTGTCTACTGTTCTCTGGAACAAAGGCAGTGAGTTGTCACAGGTGACAAGAGAAAGCAAATGGAATCGACATCATGTAATTACAGTGGATCATATCATAATGGTATTTAGTAGAAATAACCGTGTAATCTTCACATCTTCCTCTATTTTGAATCAATTTTATTCAACTTCAtatcagatttgagaatgatttgTGTTCTTTCAGATTTTAGGTTGGCTGCCAAATCCAACATATGGGAGTTTGCAATATGGCCAATTAGGATGCTTACTTCCTCATAGAACTCGGTCTATTTCTTCCATTGTAAATCTTGCAGCTTCATGATTTTAGCAATTCGAGTGGTTGGAAGGAACCAAATCATGATTTTAGCACTGCAACTCACACTGTGATCAATGCTCCTAAGCAGTGTTTGAAGAAGTAATGTGTTTCAGTTTTTATCCAAGTGAAGGTATCAACATGACAGAAACCATAGCTAGTAGACCTCCACAGTGATCATTTATTGAGATGTAGAAGATAAAAGAGAGCCACAAATTCTTGCATTTTGGTACAAAAATAGGCATCTTCTCTGATATCAAAAGAATGCCAGAGAATCATGGCAACAAAGATTAGGCAGGATTCTCGTCCATCAAAATTTACAGGGTACTACATCTGATTACAGTTATCCAAGCGATAATACAATCATAATCTTCTTCAGCTGAACCAGATTCCGTGCAGCAGTTTGAGAATCCTGTGGCTTTTGGCTTTCCTGTAATTTGATCTCGACACATACGACGGATGCGAAGAAACAAAGTTTCGCCTTGGAGAAGCTGTAACTGAGATTCACTCGTTCGTTATAAGCTCCATAATTAACTCATTCCAAGTATCAATTGCACCAGGCAAGCACCAATGCAGACAGTCATTCTGAACCTTTGCATTCTTATTCTTGTCGAATGGATGGAATGTCCTGTAAGGACCCGAATGAGCATCAGGCCGCAGCAATGAGAGCTGATAAGTGTCCAAGAGTTTCAAATTTGCCTCAT includes:
- the LOC103984123 gene encoding uncharacterized protein LOC103984123, with protein sequence MGDQNTELYFVFMNFDPEYESLRADRSKEGVEELDTYLSHKHDQLLAKLLPPNSYRKKSSLAIVDGFSVEITKKQAAILRSANEVRVVEKNQELA
- the LOC103984378 gene encoding transcription factor SPEECHLESS-like, with the protein product MGEDLTEVFGHAKLTQAELVGATSPEDLFSILETFEDAINVELRPVGSQGLAGPFEADEDDEEAGQARKKQKVSNAAVAQDGQQKMSHVTVERNRRKQMNDHLSVLRSLMPCFYVKRGDQASIIGGVVEYIKELQQVLQSLEAKKQRKAYGELLSPRPASSPRSSSTLSPRPPPLSPRMALPISPRTPQPRSPYGPGMQRSYLSPTLVSSHESSSPIDSSSSELVANSKSPVADVEVKFSGPNVILRTVSHRIPGQALKIVAALEALALEILHVRITTADDTMLNSFTIKIGIECELSAEELAQKIQQTFY
- the LOC103984377 gene encoding uncharacterized protein LOC103984377 produces the protein MVKLASARESRTYGPGSRLARTRWEYINAGLYLFATALLVGGFATQISSVSSAGAKSGLVAVLVALALLLAVNAHDLVAHLAAVDYCLSLVEFDVQLALVEFAVPLMNTVGVILTFVGNLFFLIPMEKGYRYRLEKHALNTLIAGPIFWVIGSIHNVCQIYERADGHVQLLQKSVQVPLIMGSLLFLVAGIVNKHDDTLHMLLGRSWIWLCLSGSSLFLVGGLMNTVRVFKMQRTEGLRLEKLRGSAHERLAKVREELPLILESNKKSRKQQEEGRPVSAPTSVPTPYKDALLGSLTRSIV